A region of Anaerobranca gottschalkii DSM 13577 DNA encodes the following proteins:
- the infC gene encoding translation initiation factor IF-3: MINEEIRAKEVRLIDEAGNQIGIVPIKEALKAAGQKNLDLVEIAPMANPPVCRIMDYGKFKYEQSKREKEARKNQHVITVKEMKLRPKIDEHDFQTKLRNIIKFLESKDKVKVTVMFRGREIAYVEQGQTLCDRIAEAVKDIAVVEKPAKVEGKNMIMVLAPK; this comes from the coding sequence TTGATTAATGAGGAAATTAGGGCTAAAGAAGTGCGATTAATTGATGAAGCAGGAAATCAAATTGGAATCGTACCAATAAAAGAAGCTCTAAAGGCAGCAGGACAAAAAAATCTTGACCTTGTGGAAATTGCTCCTATGGCTAACCCGCCAGTTTGCCGTATAATGGATTATGGTAAATTTAAATATGAGCAAAGTAAAAGGGAAAAAGAAGCGAGAAAGAATCAACATGTTATCACAGTAAAAGAAATGAAATTAAGACCTAAAATTGATGAACATGATTTTCAAACAAAACTAAGGAATATTATTAAGTTCTTAGAATCAAAGGATAAAGTAAAAGTCACTGTTATGTTCAGAGGTCGCGAAATTGCTTATGTTGAACAAGGTCAAACATTATGTGATAGAATAGCTGAAGCGGTAAAGGACATAGCAGTAGTAGAGAAACCAGCTAAAGTTGAAGGTAAAAATATGATAATGGTTCTAGCTCCAAAATAA
- the rpmI gene encoding 50S ribosomal protein L35, with the protein MPKMKTHSGAKKRFKKNKNGKIKRSHAFTSHILTKKTPKRKRNLRKSTLVSKADYKRIAQLLP; encoded by the coding sequence ATGCCAAAAATGAAAACTCATAGTGGTGCTAAAAAGAGATTTAAAAAGAATAAAAATGGTAAAATTAAAAGAAGTCATGCTTTTACTAGTCACATTTTAACTAAGAAAACTCCAAAGAGAAAAAGAAATCTTAGAAAGAGTACTCTAGTAAGCAAGGCTGATTATAAGCGTATTGCTCAATTACTACCATAG
- the rplT gene encoding 50S ribosomal protein L20: protein MPRVKSVVQARKRHKKILKLAKGYYGSKSKLFRRANEQVLKSLSYAYRDRKNRKRDFRKLWIARINAEARNNGLSYSRMINGLKKAGVDINRKMLADLAVNDSKAFAQLAELAKSNL, encoded by the coding sequence ATGCCAAGAGTGAAATCAGTTGTACAAGCCAGAAAACGTCATAAAAAAATCTTAAAGCTTGCAAAAGGCTATTATGGTTCAAAAAGCAAGCTTTTCCGTAGAGCTAACGAACAGGTATTAAAATCTTTATCATATGCATATAGAGATAGAAAAAATCGTAAAAGAGATTTCAGGAAGTTATGGATTGCCAGAATTAATGCTGAGGCAAGAAACAATGGTTTATCTTACAGCAGAATGATTAACGGACTAAAAAAAGCGGGTGTTGACATTAACCGTAAAATGTTAGCTGACTTAGCAGTTAATGATAGCAAAGCTTTTGCCCAATTAGCTGAATTGGCAAAAAGTAATCTATAG